In Hirundo rustica isolate bHirRus1 chromosome 2, bHirRus1.pri.v3, whole genome shotgun sequence, one genomic interval encodes:
- the CDX2 gene encoding homeobox protein CDX-2: MYVSYLLEKDGPMYPGPVRHSGGLNLAAQNFVGAPQYADYGGYHVNLDGAQSPGPAWPAPYAAPLRDDWGTYGQGAPPAAGAVHGLNGGSPAAPVAYSPADYHHHHPHAHHHHAGPAPHCSAGVVQPLNAAGAAASAAPEPLSPGGQRRGLCEWMRKPAQPPLSSQVKTRTKDKYRVVYTDHQRLELEKEFHYSRYITIRRKAELASNLGLSERQVKIWFQNRRAKERKINKKKLQQAQPGGAEPLSPSASMQGTAAGAAAAGLGPAAPQ; this comes from the exons ATGTACGTGAGCTACCTCCTGGAGAAGGACGGGCCCATGTACCCCGGCCCGGTGCGGCACTCGGGGGGGCTTAACCTGGCGGCGCAGAACTTCGTCGGTGCCCCGCAGTACGCGGACTACGGCGGGTACCACGTGAACCTCGACGGCGCCCAGTCCCCCGGGCCGGCCTGGCCCGCGCCCTACGCCGCCCCGCTCCGCGACGACTGGGGCACCTATGGCCAAGGGGCTCCGCCGGCCGCCGGCGCCGTCCACGGCCTCAACGGGGgctcccccgccgcccccgTGGCCTACAGCCCCGCCgactaccaccaccaccacccgcACGCCCACCACCACCacgccggccccgcgccccaCTGCTCCGCCGGGGTCGTGCAGCCCCTCAAcgccgccggcgccgccgccagcgccgcccCCGAGCCGCTCTCCCCCGGTGGGCAGCGCCGCGGCCTCTGCGAGTGGATGAGGAAGCCGGCGCAGCCCCCTCTGAGCAGCCAGG TTAAAACCAGGACGAAAGACAAGTACCGCGTCGTGTACACCGACCACCAAcggctggagctggagaaggagttTCACTACAGCCGCTACATCACCATCAGGAGAAAAGCGGAGCTGGCCTCCAACCTGGGGCTGTCGGAGAGGCAG GTGAAAATCTGGTTCCAGAACAGGCGGGCGAAGGAGAGGAAGATCAACAagaagaagctgcagcaggCGCAGCCCGGCGGCGCggagcccctcagccccagcgCCTCCATGCAGGGCaccgcggcgggggcggccgccgccgggctgggccccgccgccccgcagTGA